A genomic stretch from Bacterioplanes sanyensis includes:
- a CDS encoding pilus assembly PilX family protein translates to MTTQRGSALILSLVILTAITLGALVAMERSSLQLKMVNNLQHSQDVENSVKGTLTYVYDALERDEKVQKQLLVAVNTAESTAVEGGKTLGESKFKLFELKQTGATTPILTAPKFTSPVLDAQPTTVVRSIPTPLGYDDFLKGKQGCGAGCDLSLYASASSANGRGGVLSSTQEIGLQRIIPST, encoded by the coding sequence ATGACGACACAACGTGGATCCGCACTTATCCTCAGCTTGGTGATCTTAACTGCCATCACATTGGGCGCATTAGTGGCGATGGAGAGATCCAGCTTGCAGTTAAAGATGGTCAACAACCTTCAACACTCCCAAGATGTTGAGAACAGTGTCAAAGGCACTTTGACTTATGTCTATGACGCACTTGAACGCGATGAGAAAGTACAAAAACAGTTGCTGGTCGCCGTCAACACCGCAGAATCCACGGCAGTGGAGGGTGGCAAAACTCTCGGTGAGTCTAAGTTCAAGTTATTTGAGCTAAAACAAACAGGCGCCACCACCCCAATATTAACAGCACCTAAGTTTACCAGCCCTGTCTTGGATGCTCAGCCCACCACTGTTGTTCGTTCTATTCCCACGCCTCTGGGGTACGACGATTTTCTCAAAGGTAAACAAGGCTGCGGTGCAGGCTGTGACTTATCACTATACGCCTCTGCCAGCTCTGCAAACGGTAGAGGTGGGGTGTTATCCAGCACCCAAGAAATTGGCTTGCAACGCATTATCCCGTCAACCTGA
- a CDS encoding GspH/FimT family pseudopilin — translation MNNARNAGMTLTELITVLMTVSTLSAVALPALDDFFKRQLALSEVTALRQLVYQARGHAISSGVPAVLCPISANECSTNWSEGKITLFEDLNRNRTIDPNDKVLTHFQLQHANGVKLDFPRSAIVFYPSGFAQGFTGSLLYCRDTEPPITMSLIISRVGRVRHGADSNNDGILESATGKNAPCPSA, via the coding sequence ATGAACAATGCTCGCAATGCAGGTATGACTCTGACAGAACTCATTACGGTTCTCATGACTGTTTCTACGCTGTCCGCAGTCGCGCTGCCCGCTCTGGATGACTTTTTCAAGCGGCAGCTAGCACTTTCAGAAGTTACAGCACTTAGGCAGTTGGTCTACCAAGCTCGCGGGCACGCGATCTCGAGCGGTGTGCCGGCAGTGCTGTGTCCTATATCGGCAAATGAATGCTCAACCAACTGGTCCGAGGGCAAGATCACACTATTTGAAGACCTCAACCGAAATCGTACGATCGATCCAAACGACAAAGTTTTGACTCATTTCCAATTGCAACATGCAAACGGAGTGAAGCTAGATTTTCCGCGATCCGCCATTGTCTTCTATCCAAGCGGATTTGCTCAAGGCTTTACAGGTTCGCTGCTATATTGCCGCGATACTGAACCACCTATCACGATGTCTTTGATAATTTCCAGAGTAGGCAGGGTACGCCATGGAGCGGACAGTAATAACGACGGTATTCTAGAATCCGCCACTGGTAAAAATGCCCCCTGCCCATCAGCATGA
- a CDS encoding sigma-54-dependent transcriptional regulator has protein sequence MNQYSALIIDDEPDIRELIALTLERMELDCYQAGSVSEAVEALQQRPYHFCITDMKLPDGNGMDIIQLCHSRYPDMPVAMITAHGNMELAIDALKAGAFDFVAKPLDTQRLRDLVTAALKLTQVVIHQQTPDDSLLGESQRMADLKASIRKVARTQAPVFVHGESGTGKELVARLIHHLSPRAQGPFIAVNCGAIPADLMESEFFGHVKGSFTGASHDKPGLFKAADGGTLFLDEVADLPLEMQAKLLRVIQEKAVRKVGEEHEQPIDVRIVSASHHDLVKRVDENSFRQDLYFRLNVIHLGVPRLAERAEDIPQLAKHFVTKYAREWGMPNAELSEDAITALSRYHFPGNVRELENILQRAFTMAENDCINTDDLNLPQVAAPQQPVAVDETSENAPIVTNNLEQYLENIERRAITQALEETRWNKTAAAEKLGISFRALRYRCKKLEID, from the coding sequence ATGAACCAATACTCTGCCCTGATCATCGATGACGAACCAGACATTCGTGAGCTGATTGCCCTGACCCTGGAGCGCATGGAACTCGATTGTTATCAAGCAGGCAGTGTCAGTGAAGCCGTAGAGGCACTGCAGCAGCGTCCCTACCACTTCTGCATCACTGACATGAAGTTGCCTGACGGTAACGGCATGGACATCATTCAGCTGTGCCATTCACGCTACCCTGACATGCCCGTCGCGATGATCACCGCTCATGGCAATATGGAACTGGCCATTGATGCACTGAAGGCCGGCGCCTTTGACTTTGTTGCCAAACCCCTTGATACACAACGGCTGCGCGACCTAGTGACCGCTGCACTCAAACTGACACAAGTGGTGATCCATCAACAAACGCCTGACGATTCGCTGCTGGGTGAGTCGCAGCGCATGGCTGACTTGAAAGCGTCTATCCGCAAGGTTGCCCGCACTCAAGCACCGGTGTTTGTCCATGGCGAATCCGGCACCGGCAAAGAGCTGGTCGCGCGACTGATCCACCACTTGAGTCCAAGAGCGCAAGGCCCGTTCATTGCTGTCAACTGTGGTGCAATTCCAGCCGATTTGATGGAAAGTGAGTTCTTCGGTCACGTAAAGGGCAGCTTTACCGGCGCCAGCCATGATAAACCCGGCCTATTTAAGGCTGCTGATGGCGGCACATTGTTCCTGGATGAAGTGGCCGACTTACCGCTGGAAATGCAGGCCAAATTACTGCGGGTGATCCAAGAAAAAGCCGTGCGTAAAGTCGGCGAAGAACATGAGCAGCCGATTGACGTACGCATCGTCAGTGCCAGCCACCATGATCTGGTCAAACGTGTCGATGAAAACAGCTTTCGCCAGGACCTTTACTTCCGCTTGAACGTTATCCACCTAGGCGTCCCCCGCTTAGCTGAGCGGGCTGAGGACATTCCGCAGCTGGCCAAACACTTTGTGACCAAATACGCCCGCGAATGGGGCATGCCAAATGCCGAACTGAGTGAGGACGCCATCACTGCGCTATCGCGCTACCACTTCCCTGGTAATGTACGGGAGCTGGAGAACATACTGCAGCGCGCCTTCACCATGGCCGAGAATGACTGCATCAACACCGACGATCTGAACCTCCCACAAGTAGCCGCACCACAGCAGCCAGTGGCGGTCGATGAAACCAGTGAGAACGCACCGATCGTCACCAATAACCTCGAACAGTACCTAGAAAACATAGAACGCCGGGCAATCACTCAGGCGTTGGAAGAAACCCGTTGGAATAAGACCGCAGCGGCTGAGAAACTGGGGATCAGCTTTCGAGCGCTCAGGTATCGGTGTAAAAAGTTGGAAATTGACTGA
- a CDS encoding sensor histidine kinase, whose product MPGRWLGRFSLSSEMIVRGNRLLRLYSYYSLFLALLLTVIDSLDQDNAILGRHLPEVFLITVSIYVMVASIFVVIANRGPNIETATVYVFIETALLALLMHSSGSLAGGFSSLILIAVVIANLLVPGLFGYAVAAWTTLAVMFFQHVWPQNYDATTVVESGIYGFLCFLLAGVTQALSMRLNSALDLATHQAHRIRRLQKLSQKALLSLPDGIIACDAHHQVLFFNDAAAQWWPLLQDGPLPSALQQIEQQTQLDIRGRTLNFRKIPLSDTGDALLVLEDASRIAAEAQQVKLASLGRLTASIAHEVRNPLSAMRQAAQLLAETPYLQASEIKLTDIIEQHCMRINRTVEDILQLSRRRSPAIEQLRLKPWLEHFQRHFLELPDAQHCELTLSCGHEILIAFDPDQLQQILHNLCGNGLRYAIQQAQAHDQIASLKLLATTGHDNKVHLDVIDNGGGVAEEQRKHLFEPFHTTEHNGTGLGLYLCRELCEANHASIQYHPIDGGSCFRLTLQTNKPSYL is encoded by the coding sequence ATGCCTGGTCGATGGTTGGGGCGCTTTTCGTTATCGTCGGAAATGATCGTGCGCGGCAATCGTTTGTTGCGCTTGTACAGCTACTATTCCCTGTTTCTGGCATTGTTGCTGACCGTCATCGATAGCTTGGATCAAGACAACGCCATACTCGGTCGTCATCTGCCCGAAGTATTCCTGATTACCGTTTCTATCTACGTAATGGTCGCTAGCATCTTTGTTGTCATCGCCAACCGCGGCCCAAATATTGAAACCGCAACGGTTTATGTATTCATAGAGACCGCTCTGCTGGCCCTGCTGATGCACAGCAGTGGCAGTCTGGCCGGCGGCTTTTCCAGCCTGATATTGATCGCGGTAGTCATCGCCAATCTGTTGGTTCCGGGCTTGTTTGGCTACGCCGTCGCCGCTTGGACGACCCTGGCGGTGATGTTTTTCCAGCACGTTTGGCCACAAAACTACGATGCCACGACGGTGGTCGAGTCTGGCATTTATGGTTTTTTATGTTTTTTGCTGGCGGGAGTCACTCAAGCGCTGTCGATGCGACTGAACAGTGCCCTAGATTTGGCCACTCATCAGGCGCATCGCATCCGCCGCTTGCAAAAGCTCAGTCAAAAGGCGCTACTCAGCCTACCCGACGGAATCATCGCCTGTGACGCACATCATCAAGTATTGTTTTTTAACGACGCCGCGGCCCAATGGTGGCCGTTGTTACAGGACGGGCCTCTGCCGAGCGCACTGCAGCAAATCGAGCAACAAACACAGCTCGACATTCGCGGACGGACCCTCAATTTTCGCAAAATCCCGCTAAGCGATACCGGCGATGCCTTGCTGGTACTGGAGGACGCCAGCCGCATTGCTGCCGAAGCACAGCAAGTAAAGCTGGCCTCATTAGGGCGATTAACCGCCAGCATTGCCCACGAAGTTCGCAACCCCCTCAGCGCCATGCGCCAAGCCGCGCAGCTGTTGGCTGAAACGCCGTATCTGCAAGCCTCGGAAATTAAGCTAACCGACATCATCGAACAACACTGCATGCGCATCAATCGTACGGTGGAAGACATTTTGCAGCTGTCTCGCCGGCGCTCGCCTGCCATTGAGCAGCTGCGTTTGAAACCTTGGCTGGAGCACTTCCAGCGTCATTTTCTGGAACTGCCTGATGCTCAACACTGTGAGCTAACACTAAGCTGTGGCCACGAGATTTTGATAGCATTTGATCCGGACCAACTGCAACAGATACTGCACAACCTGTGCGGCAATGGCCTGCGTTATGCCATTCAGCAAGCACAAGCCCACGATCAAATTGCGTCACTAAAGTTGCTAGCGACTACAGGTCACGACAACAAGGTACACTTAGATGTTATCGACAATGGCGGCGGCGTGGCCGAAGAGCAACGTAAGCATCTGTTTGAGCCGTTCCATACCACGGAACACAATGGTACAGGCCTCGGGCTCTACTTATGCCGCGAACTGTGTGAAGCCAATCATGCCAGTATCCAGTACCATCCTATTGACGGAGGCAGTTGCTTCCGCCTGACGCTACAGACCAACAAACCGAGTTACCTATGA
- a CDS encoding NAD+ synthase: MSQSLTIHMAQINYHVGDIDGNVERICAAAHQAAGQGGDVLVCTELAVTGYPPEDLLLRPSLTLRVEKALQRIAEASHDIAIVVGYPWQQDGKLYNAAGFFWQGQCMGQYFKQELPNYQVFDEKRYFSAGSEPQVINFKGHRIGLTVCEDIWFDTPMDASVAAGAELIVNLNASPFHQNKRGERQQQVGRHATRHQCPVLYVNQVGGQDELVFDGHSFAIDQQGRCAVQLPGWREMVASVVWDGQTLSAGASCSIGPDSNEPDSNESEWSEPEWNKSEPSESELSELYSALVLGVRDYVNKNRFPGVVLGLSGGIDSALTLAIAVDALGAERVKAVMMPFTYTSDMSKSDAEQQARSMGVRYESISIEPMYREFMQALAPAFAGADVDTTEENLQSRCRGVLLMAMSNKTGAMVLTTGNKSEMAVGYATLYGDMAGGYGALKDVYKTKVFALARYRNSLGEVIPERVITRPPSAELAPDQKDEDSLPAYEVLDDILQRYIENDDSADDIIRAGFDAEVVHRVLRLVDINEYKRRQAPIGVRVTRRGFGRDRRYPVTNGWRPGL, from the coding sequence ATGTCACAGTCACTTACCATTCACATGGCCCAAATCAACTATCACGTCGGCGATATCGACGGCAATGTGGAGCGCATCTGCGCGGCAGCGCACCAAGCGGCTGGTCAAGGCGGCGATGTGCTGGTATGCACCGAGCTGGCGGTGACCGGCTATCCACCAGAGGATTTGTTACTGCGTCCAAGTCTTACTTTGCGTGTTGAAAAAGCGCTACAGCGCATTGCCGAGGCGAGTCACGACATTGCCATTGTGGTGGGGTATCCCTGGCAGCAGGACGGCAAGCTCTACAATGCCGCCGGTTTTTTCTGGCAAGGGCAGTGTATGGGGCAGTATTTTAAACAGGAACTGCCGAACTATCAGGTGTTCGACGAAAAGCGCTATTTTTCTGCCGGCAGTGAGCCACAAGTGATCAACTTTAAAGGTCACCGCATTGGCCTCACGGTCTGTGAAGACATCTGGTTTGATACACCGATGGATGCCAGCGTGGCAGCGGGAGCTGAGTTGATTGTCAATCTCAACGCGTCGCCATTTCATCAGAACAAACGCGGCGAGCGCCAGCAGCAGGTTGGGCGGCACGCTACACGCCATCAATGCCCGGTGCTTTACGTCAATCAAGTCGGCGGGCAGGACGAGCTGGTATTTGATGGCCACTCATTCGCTATCGATCAGCAAGGCCGTTGTGCAGTGCAACTGCCAGGCTGGCGAGAGATGGTGGCCAGTGTGGTCTGGGATGGTCAAACCCTAAGCGCGGGCGCTTCATGTTCGATTGGGCCGGATTCAAATGAGCCGGATTCGAATGAATCGGAATGGAGTGAGCCGGAATGGAATAAATCAGAGCCGAGCGAGTCGGAGCTGAGCGAGCTGTACAGTGCTCTGGTGCTGGGTGTGCGCGATTACGTTAACAAAAATCGTTTTCCGGGGGTGGTGCTGGGGTTGTCCGGCGGCATCGACTCGGCTTTGACTTTGGCGATTGCTGTCGACGCCTTGGGCGCTGAGCGGGTAAAAGCCGTCATGATGCCGTTTACCTACACCTCGGACATGAGCAAAAGCGACGCCGAGCAGCAGGCGCGCAGCATGGGCGTGCGTTACGAGTCCATTTCCATTGAGCCCATGTACCGTGAGTTTATGCAGGCGCTAGCTCCGGCTTTCGCTGGCGCCGACGTGGACACCACAGAAGAAAACTTGCAGTCACGGTGTCGCGGCGTATTGCTGATGGCAATGTCGAACAAAACCGGCGCCATGGTGCTCACCACTGGCAACAAAAGCGAGATGGCGGTCGGCTATGCCACCTTGTATGGCGATATGGCGGGCGGTTATGGCGCGCTAAAAGACGTGTACAAAACCAAGGTGTTTGCACTGGCGCGTTATCGCAATAGCCTCGGTGAGGTGATTCCAGAACGCGTGATCACGCGGCCACCTTCAGCGGAGCTAGCACCGGATCAGAAAGACGAAGACAGCTTGCCGGCCTACGAGGTGTTAGATGACATCTTGCAGCGTTACATTGAAAACGACGACAGTGCCGACGACATCATTCGTGCAGGTTTTGATGCCGAAGTAGTGCACCGTGTTCTGCGCTTGGTTGATATCAATGAATATAAGCGCCGTCAGGCACCCATTGGTGTGCGCGTTACACGTCGCGGTTTTGGTCGTGACCGTCGCTATCCTGTGACCAACGGCTGGCGCCCGGGGCTGTAG
- a CDS encoding DUF2798 domain-containing protein: MSMIMAGTVSAIVTAVSSGMGDGYLQRWLSSYTLAWPIAFVVLLLLRPHVTRLSERLTGAGHSSNTTAPGASRWSQDSDGHDQNRDV; this comes from the coding sequence ATGTCGATGATAATGGCAGGCACCGTCTCTGCCATTGTGACGGCGGTTAGCTCCGGCATGGGCGATGGCTACCTGCAGCGCTGGCTGTCCAGCTACACGTTGGCGTGGCCCATAGCATTTGTGGTACTACTTCTACTGCGCCCTCATGTCACGCGGCTGAGCGAGAGGCTGACTGGCGCCGGCCACTCAAGCAACACTACAGCCCCGGGCGCCAGCCGTTGGTCACAGGATAGCGACGGTCACGACCAAAACCGCGACGTGTAA
- a CDS encoding outer membrane protein assembly factor BamD translates to MNARWLLFALALMLSACSNSPVKTDEKTERQYYQEAREALDNENFLVAMERLRQLDSRYPFGQYAEQGQLDMMYAHFMTADMESVLTASERFIRLHPLHSQVDYAYYLRALATYELGFSFVERYLSDDVARRDPTPMRDAFAHFSELLIRFPDSPYTADARARMEFLRQRLASYEVEVARYYMKRHAFIAAANRCQDVLLHYQNTAAVADALAVMVEAYDELGMSDEKANALALLQHNHPQHPQLNDGRFVSSGLAQADRGSLLNILSFGLLD, encoded by the coding sequence ATGAATGCCCGTTGGCTGCTGTTTGCCCTGGCTCTAATGCTTAGCGCCTGCTCCAACTCGCCGGTCAAAACCGACGAGAAAACCGAACGTCAGTATTACCAGGAAGCACGTGAAGCGCTGGACAATGAGAACTTCCTTGTGGCCATGGAACGCCTGCGCCAGCTGGATTCACGCTATCCCTTTGGCCAGTATGCCGAACAAGGTCAACTGGACATGATGTACGCCCACTTTATGACGGCGGACATGGAGTCGGTGCTCACCGCGAGCGAGCGCTTCATTCGCTTGCATCCGCTGCATTCGCAAGTGGATTACGCTTATTACTTGCGCGCGCTGGCCACTTATGAGCTGGGCTTTTCGTTTGTGGAGCGGTATCTATCGGACGACGTAGCACGGCGCGACCCGACCCCCATGCGCGATGCTTTCGCTCACTTTTCGGAGTTGCTCATTCGCTTTCCTGACAGCCCCTATACTGCCGATGCGCGCGCACGCATGGAGTTTCTGCGCCAACGACTGGCTTCTTATGAAGTGGAAGTGGCGCGTTATTACATGAAGCGACACGCCTTTATTGCCGCAGCGAATCGCTGTCAGGATGTATTGCTGCATTATCAGAACACCGCCGCCGTCGCCGATGCCTTGGCCGTCATGGTCGAAGCGTACGACGAACTCGGCATGAGCGATGAGAAAGCCAATGCCCTGGCCCTGCTCCAGCACAACCACCCTCAGCATCCGCAGTTGAATGACGGCCGGTTTGTCAGCAGTGGTCTGGCCCAAGCCGATCGCGGTTCGTTGTTGAATATTCTGTCGTTCGGGCTGCTCGACTGA
- the rluD gene encoding 23S rRNA pseudouridine(1911/1915/1917) synthase RluD, translating to MSQQISEQIQVPAEWGNKRLDQAAAALFPEYSRSRLQQWIKSGALTVDGDVWRGRDKLVGGECLSLQTELEAEGDWQAEEMALDIVYEDDDILVLNKPVGLVVHPAAGNHSGTLLNGLLYHCPELINIPRAGIVHRLDKDTSGLMVVAKTLNAQNQLVAQLQDRSMGREYEAVVQGQMTGGGTVEEPIGRHGTQRTKMTVSPTGKEAVTHYRVLHKFPSHTYIRCKLETGRTHQIRVHMAYIGHALVGDATYAGRTRLTKGVGPELRELLASFPRQALHARQLGLVHPVSGNYMEWHSDLPEDFEHLLAVLDDDAQSR from the coding sequence ATGTCTCAACAGATTTCTGAACAAATTCAAGTGCCCGCCGAGTGGGGCAACAAACGTCTGGACCAGGCCGCTGCGGCATTGTTCCCGGAGTATTCGCGCTCGCGCCTGCAGCAATGGATAAAAAGCGGGGCGCTCACGGTAGACGGTGATGTGTGGCGTGGCCGTGACAAGTTGGTTGGCGGTGAATGTTTGTCGTTGCAAACAGAGCTAGAAGCGGAAGGCGACTGGCAAGCAGAAGAAATGGCGCTGGACATCGTTTACGAAGACGATGACATTTTGGTGCTCAATAAACCGGTAGGTTTAGTGGTGCACCCCGCCGCAGGCAACCATAGCGGTACCTTGCTGAACGGGCTGTTGTATCACTGTCCGGAGCTGATCAATATTCCCCGCGCTGGTATTGTCCATCGCCTGGATAAGGACACCAGCGGTTTGATGGTGGTAGCAAAGACGCTCAATGCTCAAAACCAGCTGGTCGCTCAATTGCAAGATCGCAGCATGGGGCGCGAGTACGAGGCCGTGGTCCAGGGTCAGATGACCGGTGGTGGTACGGTGGAAGAACCCATCGGCCGTCACGGCACGCAGCGCACCAAAATGACCGTCAGTCCCACCGGTAAAGAGGCGGTTACTCACTACCGGGTGTTGCACAAGTTTCCCTCACACACCTACATTCGCTGCAAACTGGAAACTGGCCGTACCCATCAGATTCGTGTGCATATGGCGTATATCGGCCATGCCTTGGTCGGTGATGCGACCTACGCAGGGCGCACACGATTGACCAAAGGCGTCGGCCCTGAGCTACGTGAACTGTTGGCGAGCTTTCCGCGCCAGGCACTGCACGCCAGGCAGCTGGGCTTGGTCCATCCTGTCAGTGGCAATTACATGGAATGGCACAGCGATCTTCCAGAGGACTTCGAACATCTGTTAGCCGTGTTGGATGACGATGCTCAATCGCGTTGA
- the pgeF gene encoding peptidoglycan editing factor PgeF, producing MTMLNRVDGLEFHHWSEFPQVRLCTTRGDADWGQSQGDFARLNLGLHVGDDPLLVKANRIALLQRLPSVSAIQWLQQTHSTDVVKACGGAVTLAGDASYTDQPGLACAVMTADCLPILLSDGVRVAAVHAGWRGLANGIVEQVLNQFPTRHTVCAYLAPAIGPQSFEVGPEVAQQFGADAKLCTVPGEGDRLLADIYALASLRLQAGGVARIRRSDVCTYRDERYFSYRRQNRTGRMASLIWLSGNT from the coding sequence ATGACGATGCTCAATCGCGTTGATGGCTTGGAGTTCCATCATTGGTCAGAATTTCCGCAAGTGCGGTTGTGTACCACTCGTGGTGATGCCGACTGGGGGCAATCACAGGGTGACTTTGCACGACTGAATCTTGGCCTGCATGTGGGGGATGATCCGCTGTTGGTGAAGGCCAACCGCATTGCCTTGTTGCAACGTTTGCCCAGTGTCTCGGCGATTCAATGGCTGCAACAAACTCACAGCACTGATGTGGTAAAGGCCTGTGGTGGAGCCGTGACACTTGCGGGAGATGCATCATATACCGATCAGCCCGGGCTGGCGTGTGCGGTGATGACGGCAGACTGCTTACCGATATTACTCAGTGATGGCGTCAGAGTGGCAGCGGTTCATGCCGGGTGGCGCGGCCTTGCCAATGGAATTGTTGAACAAGTCCTCAATCAGTTTCCTACTCGTCACACTGTGTGTGCTTATCTCGCCCCTGCGATTGGGCCGCAGTCGTTTGAAGTTGGACCGGAAGTGGCGCAGCAGTTTGGCGCCGACGCCAAGCTGTGCACCGTGCCCGGCGAGGGAGATCGTTTACTGGCGGATATCTATGCCTTGGCCAGCCTGCGATTGCAAGCTGGCGGGGTGGCGCGCATTCGACGCAGTGATGTGTGTACTTATCGCGATGAGCGCTATTTCTCTTATCGGCGCCAGAACAGAACCGGGCGCATGGCCAGCCTGATTTGGCTTAGCGGCAATACTTAG
- a CDS encoding DUF4124 domain-containing protein: MTKLTTVFSAAALLTSLLITSVPAQANKVYRWVDENGQVHFSSQPRRGVNEDTYNVVVDKVPAPITNEEEEKAAETISGVSKEEAEALCANAQEVKSLLSSNFNRPFTREDGTVSPLSDEERQAKLKEADDRIAKYCR, translated from the coding sequence ATGACCAAATTAACCACCGTTTTTTCCGCTGCTGCACTGCTCACCAGCCTGCTGATAACCAGCGTTCCAGCTCAGGCCAATAAGGTCTATCGCTGGGTGGATGAAAATGGTCAGGTGCACTTCAGCTCCCAACCGCGACGCGGTGTGAATGAAGATACCTACAACGTGGTGGTCGATAAGGTGCCAGCGCCAATTACCAACGAAGAAGAGGAAAAGGCAGCTGAAACCATTTCAGGTGTCAGCAAAGAAGAGGCAGAAGCTCTGTGCGCCAATGCGCAAGAAGTTAAGTCCTTGTTGTCTTCAAACTTCAATCGTCCCTTTACTCGCGAAGATGGCACGGTCAGCCCACTGTCAGATGAAGAACGGCAAGCCAAGCTCAAAGAAGCGGACGACAGGATCGCTAAGTATTGCCGCTAA
- a CDS encoding acetolactate synthase 3 large subunit — protein MELLSGGEMLVRALHDSGVEYIYGYPGGSLLHVYDAVYKQSSVKHVLVRHEQAAAHMADGYARATGKPGVVMVTSGPGATNTVTGIATAFTDSIPMVVIAGQVPSHLVGDDAFQETDMLGVSRPIVKHSFSVKHPEEIPELVAKAFYIASTGRPGPVVIDIPKDMTLPNERFEYKFPKKIKLRSYTPPQRGHTGQIKKAVDLLLGAKRPIIYSGGGVIIDGSSDKLRTLVDRLNFPCTNTLMGLGAYPGTADRFVGMLGMHGTYEANMAMHHADVILAIGARFDDRVTNATDKFCPDAKIIHVDVDPSSISKTIMVDVPIVGPVGSVLDEMMSLLDEADATPDAAALDSWWKQINEWRQRHGMRYQTNDNGLMKPQEVVEAMWQATKGDAYITSDVGQHQMFAAQYYKFDKPNRWINSGGLGTMGFGFPAAMGIKMNMPDEMVVCVTGEGSIQMNIQELSTCLQYGIPVKILCLNNGSLGMVRQWQDMNYEGRHSHSYMESLPDFVKLVEAYGHIGIQVKDRSELPQALEDTFGKYNDRLVFLDVAVDEEEHVYPMQVPMGSMRDMWLSKTERT, from the coding sequence GTGGAATTACTTTCCGGCGGAGAAATGTTAGTTCGCGCTCTGCACGACTCGGGCGTTGAATATATTTATGGGTACCCAGGCGGCTCGCTGCTGCATGTGTACGATGCCGTCTACAAACAAAGTTCCGTGAAACACGTACTGGTCCGTCACGAGCAAGCCGCTGCTCATATGGCCGATGGTTATGCCCGTGCGACCGGTAAGCCGGGGGTGGTGATGGTGACGTCAGGCCCTGGTGCGACCAACACCGTGACCGGTATTGCAACCGCCTTTACCGACTCCATTCCGATGGTGGTGATTGCTGGTCAGGTGCCGAGTCATTTGGTGGGCGACGATGCTTTCCAGGAAACCGACATGCTGGGTGTGTCGCGACCAATCGTGAAGCACAGTTTTTCGGTCAAACACCCGGAAGAAATTCCTGAGCTGGTGGCGAAAGCATTTTACATCGCCAGCACTGGGCGTCCTGGTCCTGTGGTGATTGATATCCCCAAAGACATGACTTTGCCCAACGAGCGCTTCGAATATAAGTTTCCGAAGAAGATCAAACTGCGCTCCTACACGCCGCCACAGCGTGGCCACACTGGCCAGATTAAAAAGGCTGTGGACCTGTTGTTGGGTGCTAAGCGCCCAATCATCTACAGCGGCGGCGGTGTCATCATTGACGGCAGCTCAGACAAACTTCGTACCTTGGTTGATCGATTAAACTTCCCGTGCACCAACACGCTGATGGGGCTGGGCGCATATCCGGGTACCGCCGATCGCTTTGTTGGCATGTTAGGCATGCATGGCACCTACGAGGCTAATATGGCGATGCATCATGCTGATGTGATTTTGGCCATTGGCGCACGCTTTGACGACCGCGTAACGAACGCCACTGATAAGTTCTGCCCAGACGCGAAAATCATTCATGTCGATGTCGACCCATCGTCGATCTCCAAAACCATCATGGTCGATGTACCGATTGTGGGGCCGGTAGGTAGTGTACTAGATGAAATGATGAGCCTGCTGGACGAAGCCGATGCCACGCCAGACGCCGCTGCGTTGGATTCTTGGTGGAAGCAAATCAATGAGTGGCGCCAGCGTCATGGCATGCGTTATCAGACCAATGACAACGGCTTGATGAAGCCGCAAGAAGTGGTTGAAGCCATGTGGCAAGCGACCAAAGGCGACGCCTACATCACTTCAGACGTGGGCCAGCACCAGATGTTTGCCGCGCAGTATTACAAGTTTGATAAACCCAATCGTTGGATTAACTCTGGTGGTCTGGGCACCATGGGCTTCGGCTTCCCGGCGGCGATGGGCATTAAGATGAACATGCCAGATGAAATGGTGGTGTGTGTCACTGGTGAAGGCTCTATTCAGATGAATATTCAGGAGCTGTCGACCTGCTTGCAGTACGGCATTCCGGTGAAAATTCTGTGCCTGAACAATGGCTCCCTCGGTATGGTGCGCCAGTGGCAAGACATGAACTACGAAGGCCGTCACTCGCACTCCTACATGGAGTCGCTGCCGGATTTCGTCAAGCTGGTGGAGGCTTATGGCCACATCGGCATTCAAGTGAAAGATCGCAGCGAATTGCCACAGGCACTGGAAGATACCTTTGGCAAGTATAACGACCGTCTGGTGTTCCTCGACGTCGCCGTAGACGAAGAAGAACACGTATACCCAATGCAGGTGCCGATGGGCTCCATGCGTGACATGTGGTTGAGCAAGACGGAGCGTACCTGA